A stretch of DNA from Diospyros lotus cultivar Yz01 chromosome 14, ASM1463336v1, whole genome shotgun sequence:
cccgcgggccaagCGGGCTGGGCCAAATCGGCTTGCTTAAAAATGGGCCAGCAGATTAttggccctagcccggcccgCCACGGGCCAAACGGGCCtgcctaattttttttgttttgttttgtttgataccataattTTTGGAGGGCGAGAGCAAGAGGCGCGGGCTAGGGCGAGGGGCgtgggcgagggcgagggcgagacagggGCGcgggcaagggcgagggcgacctaggggcgcgggcgagggcgaggatgacagagggcgagacgagggtgagggcgagggcgagggcgataGAGGGCGAGGATGACAAAGGGCGAGACgaaggtgagggcgagggcgaggcagagggttagggcgagggcgagaggcgaggctgagggtGGGGGGTTTTGTGGGCGATTAACAGGCCAAGCGGGCcagcccggcccgccaccatttggcccgccgggccaaatcggcccggccttaaatgggccagcaaactGCTAGCCCTAGCCAGGTCCCGGGCCGGGCCCCAACGGGCCAGCCCGTCGGGccgggcccattttgccatctctaattcTAGAGAttattttaacctttttttagCTACTCTCTTCActgtaattaacaaatattatcatttttttagagtatttattttattttccttattttaccATTCACATTCAAGCTTCTTCTCCCTTCAAAATTTGAGCTCGTTTTCCTTCTATTGTTAAACAAGTTTCACCTCACTTTTTAGTGATTtcgttatttaattttaatcgtgaataatttttatattttattaatcttACTTTCATTTATCTCATGTGTTATGGATGTGTCAAacttaagattttatttttatgctataCTGTGTAAATATTTAGAATACCATAAAGGAGAGAATAATctcaatatttaattaaaaattgataataaaGTCATCTTTGTGATtccatgcatttttttttttttatatttaggcCAAGGACAATAAAGGGTTATTTATATGGAGTAGATAGATAacgtaatttctcaaaattattagAATAAGTTCTCCAGCTAGGTTAAGAGGATATTGGATTCCCCTTTGAAAATGGTATGGTATCCTTCCCTACACCCGCCAGCCATTGCAGTCTAGATCTGGCGCCTTCCTAGTTCCTAGTAGACAATTTTCTGTACCGCCACAACGCAGTGTCTATAGACATTGGTCTCAGGTTTCATGTTTAGATCCAGTCACCGTAACTTTCTCGTCTATAACTATGAAGTTCATCGACTCTTCTCAGCTTCTGCTGCTGCATACATGGTGGATTCCGCAACTCAAGCTCAAAGTCCCCATCGAACTTTATCAAATACCAATGACATTGTAGGAGAAACATCACTTCCCGAATTTTTACCCTCTTTAGACCCAAAACACTACATTTCTGGACTGCCCAATTGTAAAAATCTTGTGCAAATCAGACAAGTTCACGCCCAAATCACTGTCAATGGAATGCTCCATATTCTTGCTGTTGCAAACAagcttctttatatatatgctCAGCATAAAGCTTTGGCCGATGCTTTTGCCTTGTTTAGTGGCATGATGGATAGGGACCCAGTTTCTTGGAGTGTAATGGTCGGTGGATTTGCTAAAGCTGGCGATTATGATAACTGTTTTAGGGCATTTAGAGATTATATTCGATCTGGGGAGCGCCCTGATAACTACACCTTGCCATTTGTGATTAGGGCTTGCAGGGATACAATGGGCCTACAGATGGGGAAACTGATTCATCACATTGTTTGCAAATTTGGGTTGCACTCAGATTCTTTCGTGGTGGCTGCGCTGGTGGACATGTATGCGAAATGCCAGGCTATTGAAGATGCCCAGCAGCTGTTTGATAGAATGCCTAAAAGGGACCTAGTGACTTGGACTGTCATGATTGGTGCATTTGCCGAGTGCGGGAATCCTTCTGAGTCTTTGGTCTTGTTTGACAGGATGAGAGAGGAAGATGTTGTGCCTGATAAGGTTGCCATGGTGACTGTTGTCAATGCTTGTGCAAAAATAGGGGCTTTGCATAAGGCTAGACTTATTCATGAGTATATATGGGGGAGGAATTTTTCATTGGATGTCATATTGGGTACAGCGATGATGGATATGTATGCTAAGTGCGGTAGCCTTGATACTGCTAGGGAGATCTTCGACAGGATGAGAGAAAAGAATGTTATCACTTGGAGTGCAATGATCGCGGCTTATGGGTATCATGGAAAAGGCCGTGAAGCTCTTGACTTGTTCCCTTTGATGTTAAGAAGTGGGGTATTGCCAAATAGGATCACCTTTGTATCTTTGTTGTATGCTTGTAGTCATGCAGGTTTGGTTGAGGAGGGTCTTCGGATTTTCAATATGATGCAGGAAGATTATTCCGTGAGACGGGATGTGAAACACTATACTTGTATGGTTGATCTCTTGGGCCGTGCTGGGAGACTGGACAAGGCCTTGAATTTGATCGAGGATATGAGTGTAGACAAAGATGGGGGCTTGTGGGGTGCATTGCTTGGGGCGTGTAGGATTCATAATGATATAAAGCTGGCAGAAAAGGCGGCAAAGTCTCTACTTGAACTACAGCCACGAAACCCAGGGCACTATGTGTTGCTTTCAAATATTTATGCCAAAGCAGGTAGGTGGGGAGATGTGGCATTGATTAGGAAACAAATGACAAACACAAGATTAAAGAAGATTCATGGTTGGACTTGGATTGAGGTGGATAACAAGATCCATCAATTTGGTGTAGGAGACCGGACTCATGCCCGGTCAAAAGAGATATATAACATGCTGAAAGAGTTGGGCAAAACATTGGAGTTGGCTGGTTATGTCCCTGATACAAATTTTGTTTTGCATGATGTGGATGAGGAACTTAAGCTAGACATTTTATACACTCATAGCGAGAAGTTGGCAATTGCGTTTGGCCTTATCAGCACTGCTGAGGGAACCCCTATTAGGATTACCAAGAATCTGAGAGTTTGTGGTGACTGTCATACATTTAGTAAATTTGTATCTTCCATTACACATAGGTTGATTATTGTTCGTGATGCAAATCGGTTTCACCACTTTAAGGAAGGCAGTTGCTCTTGTGGCGATTACTGGTGATTTGACTTTTTCTGCTCAGGTGAGGGGAGGTCTCCTCTGTTCTTTGTTTCTGGGATCTTGCATTCTTTGACAAAAACAACTGTGGAGTACTGTTAaaatgaatttataaaataaaatccttATAACTAATTTGTAGTTTACATTAGCAACCCAAAGGAAAATATAAATAGACCTCATGGGATTAATTCTGTCTACACAGTACGAAGATTTCTCAAGGAATTGAACAACTTGAACCGACAAACTTTGATGAGGAAGATGTCATATGATGGCGGTACCCATTACTGCTTTTTTTGAAGCTATGAAGAACGCATGTTTGAATGGATTTGTATATGAACGAAAACTGCGCACTGATGCTACAAGGTCTGAACAAGTGTGGGTGAGTTCCCAGCCACCAGAGGCCAGATTGTTTCATATTCACAGCTTGCTGGCTTTGTTTAATCCTCCTCTCAGCTACCCTAAGTCGAGTGAGCTCCTCCATCTCACCGGGTCCCTTGAAAGAGGTTTTCCGAGTTGAGTAATAGACTTCTATATTCAGACAGGACAACAATGGAACGGGTTTGGCACTCTCCCTTTGGCAGTGTGAATTCTGGAACTGTATTAATGTTCCTATTGTTGCTTTGTTACTGCCATTATTGATGATATCCTTGCAAAGTCATTCAAAATTGATGTCTCAATGTCCTTCACATTGGTTCTTGTTCTGCTCAAATACCTCTCTTGCGGAGCATCTTGTTGCTTTAGTAATCTGAATAAAAGGGATTTAAAGGATGAGCCTGGTGTTCTCCTAGCTAAACCAGGTTGTAATATGCTTTCTGTCTTTAGGAGGATTGATTGCCCGCATAGCTGTAGAAAAGATTGTCATTCATTTGATGTTTGTAGATTTGTCAAGCTCGGTTCTCCTcatgtatgtacatatatttgTGGGAACACATACATTTCTGATTAAAAATTGGTCCCTAGCTACAATGTTCAATTTGGACTGGGGGTGGATCCAGTCAAGTGAGATGGGTTGGACTGGGCAAAATTGAAGGTGGATTGGACTAAATTAAGGGTGGACTAttactaaaaaattaacaaatttatattataaaaaaaaatttcttgtggGCTGCCCTAGGCTAAAACTCAGGGCAGCTCACTAGTAAATTCGCCCCTGCCCCTGATTTGGACAGTCAGTAGAAAGATTATGTTTTCTAACAAATTTCCTGCTGTATGACACTGATATCAACCAACGGCTAATGGTTCAAAAATTGAGATACCTTGCATGATTGAGAACTGTATTTCAAACATTTCATTCTTTAATTTTGGCCAAACGCCACAAACAAagtgtttttattaattttttttggcttCAAAATGCATGACCAaacaagttttttaaattttagccaAACACCACCAAAAACTCAGTActtctattttgaaaaaaaaaaattctgactTCTCAATACACAATAAGacaagattttttaatttttgctaaaAATATTTGTACTTCTCATTGCACCACCAAACAAATCTTACATTTGTTGAACGTGTTCAATAGAGCCCACATATTGCGACAAAAATAGCATATCCTTGACTCTCTTTTAATCCGTCCATCGACATCATGATTCTTTGTAACTGAGATTTGCCACAAAATTTAATCTGCAGCCTCTCCACAGCATATATAATCATGAAAGATCACCTACATTTTCCTATGGACTTTGACATCTTTCACGCACACGCACATGGCGcgcacatatataataaattaagttattttaaGTCATAAATGATTCGACTATGATAAGTTATAATTCGTATTAATAGATCATGAgttcaatttcttattttacgTAACGAGTCAAAGTCTCCAATTAcgatttatctcttttgtcaaaatcaaGGACACGACCAAAAGAAAATTGCCTATTTTAATCTGCAGCCTCTCCACAGCATATATAATCATGAAAGATCACCTACTTTTTCCTATGGACTTTTAACATCTTCATTATGATCACCCAAACTGCgcgtgcacacacacacacgtatgTAACAAGTTTCAGTTATATTGGTTTCTTTTATGATTTTGATCTCATTGGAAGCTGTTTGATTTTGGAAAGTTGGAGAAATTTAGTGGCAGACAGAGAGAGTGCGTGGACATTTCTTTGTCTCAAGAACCTAAGAAAGCGGATCACAAATAAATCCTATCTGTTTAGCATTGTTAATCTTCTCGGATCCTACAATACGGACTAACTAAAGTGGTGGTGGATCAGGTGGTTAATCTACCATCTCTTATTATATAAGACTTTAAATGGCATATGAAAATATACATTTTCAATGCACGAGACACTTTGTTTTACAAGGTCGTAGAGAATGGCAACTGTATGTCATCTTTTCTTTCACCGGTAAATGAGCAAAAAATTGTTATACATGTCCAACAATCTTTGACACCCTTTGGGCAATGACATTTTGTGTCTCCTCATCATATATAACTAAGAAGTGAAGTGACATTGTATTAATTTTACCACATTCTTAATTAcccataaattatatatatatatatatatatatgaaaacacCCAAATGACATAAAGTTAATCTAGCTAATAGTTAATAGATataataggatttttttttttttaatctagtTCGAGTTGATGCTGTGTTGCCTCTTTTCTGATGTGCATAAAACTGACcaaaatgataattaaaatttgCAAATTCCATCACAGCAATATTTGCATTAAACAAAGTAAGTTTTGATTGTTTTGGAAGATGGAATTGACAATATCTACATCGTTCACACTCGATgcttcttaattaatttccatCACAAAGTATTGTAAAATATCAGACCCCACACTCCCTGCGCTCGAGCTCAAGGATGGGAATTAACACAAACAATGAATCCTTGTTtgacttagaaaaataataatgaagtTAAAAGAagctcattttctttatttgtttggcTACATTATGAAGATCGAAAAGACGATGAGAAAATAGCTAAATTCTTGTCACAGTAACCCTGTAATTAAATGGAATTGCATAATAGAAAACGAATTCATATTTTATGGTACGTAGACTTTTCCCCTTTAACATGCTTCAATAATTTTACAAGTTTTCTCAATAATAGTGATGTTCTGATGGAGATATTGTGCCCAtatattttcatcttcttttgaatataaaaaagaaaaagatggcGCGGATATGAACTGTTGGAAGGAGGCTCTATCTCATTGGTGATTCGTGATTCTTGAGGGTGCTACTTGTGGTGTGGTGTTGGCGATGAGGTTGCCGAATTGTGTTGATGTGATGGCGTGGAGGTGGTAACTACATTTGCGGGGATTCAGATGGAACTTTCTTTGGGGCATAACCAACTTTCAACTTAAGGCTGCTGATCTTTGGTGGTTGTCTGATCAGCCCTCCGACAACCATCCCATTTGCTTGCATGCATGTTTTGACCACTATATTTCTGCCATCCTACCTGTTGTGGATGCTTATTGTATCTCTGCCAGTCTTCATGTTTGGAAGTCTGGTAATCGTTTAGCACATATGTTGCTCAGATGGGGTCTtcctataatttaatttgtggGTACGAAGGTGTGGACTTTTAATTTCCCTCTTCTATTTTGTCTATATTTCTTTGGATGAtgatatctaatttaataaagGTTTTCAATTATCACCAAATTAGGTAAGCTTTTGTGACATTGATGATCTCATCActcttttttaattatgaaaggACATTCTAGGCATATTAACAAGATAACGAGTCTCTGGTAGCTTCCTTCactatttcttcaaaaacatataattactaatttaagtattaaagaGTTTGCataatatctcaaattttaattaaaaatattttagaaaatttgggttaatttcGCTATTTTAGGGTACCTTTACATAGTACTTGTATATGCATTCCAATAACAACTAAATGAAAagttatatatgcatatagGGTATAtgtaatttacatttaataaatataaaaaataaggaaacaaataatacacatggttgagatttaaacaaataaattacacaaaaatttaaaggataAAAATTAAGGTAATAATGATTACACAAGGATAAGGTAGGAATGGTTGAGAGGCGAAGgtggaaatattttgaaaatatctcaGGGACTTGTGTCAGGGaatttaaaattgttggtgAGCTGAATTTGCAATTTCCAAAAGATGAGAAGGGTCTACGAATCCTAAACCGGAACATCTTGGGCTTAAAAGGAATCCTGGAAAATGCCaaactgcaaaaaaaaaaaaaaaaaaatctgcaaTGTGAAACTTGCAACCCACCTGCCATCGCCGAATGTTGTTGCACCCCAAGGCGCTATATGGAAGTCTAGTCCTAACAAGAAGCCTCTATTAATTGGTTAGGGCTGTCTATTTAGGACCAAGTCTAAACCTTCATTTGGGCTAAGCAAAATCAGGTGGGTTTGAGGGTGTTTTGAGGGAAATTGATAACAGAAAAAAAGATTTTGGGGTTATGAGGGGATAAATCATATCAAAGACCACttaattttggtgttttttttttattttggtcactcaacttaatttaattctttactTTGTGATcactaaaatttgaaatatgtTTCAATGTGATCACTCAACAAATTTTTCAGCAAGCCTCTTGTTGGATTGGGTGACATGACGATAATATGGTGATGACGTGGCAAAGAGTAAGAGTGATATGCTGGTTGTGTAATAAATTCTAATCAAAACATGCCATGTGTCATAGCCCCAAACCCCATGAAacctttcttcttccctctttccctctcttaTTGTTCTCGCTCGCCTGGACCTTCATCGCTATAGTCCTGCCGAAAGCCTCGACATAGCTGCTGTCGCCTTCATAAccctttctccttctcctctctCCTTGTTCTCACTCATGCCTTTACCCTCATCGTTGCAACCTTCGCCGCTGTAGCAACCGCTATCTTCATCTACCATTTCTCCTACCCTCATTCCTCCCTCTATCCTTGTTCTCGCCCATGCTTGTACCCTCGTCGTTGTAGTAGTCATTCACTTATGTCGCAACCTCCATCGTCGATCGCCTATACTTCTATCCCGTTCGCCACCACTGCCATCAACCCCTCTGATTGCGAAAATGATGAGAGATGAAGAGATAGGGAATGAGAAGGGTTTCATGGGGTTTTGGGCCATGACACGTGGTATGTTTTGATTGGAATTTATTGCACAATCAACATATCACTCTTATTCTTTGCCATGTCATTGCCACATTATCGCCATGTCACCCAATTCGAGGCTTGTCAGAAAACCTGTTGAGTGATCATATTGCAATATGTACATTTTAAACTTCAGTCATAAAGCAAAGAATTAAAGTTGATTCATCAAAATAGAAAGACGCTAAAGTTAAGTGACATTTGATGTGATTTACCCGGGTTATGAGGGTTCAAATGAAGAAATAATGAGAGatttttgtaaagaaatgaaaaggtTGTAATAGATCATTGGAAAAAGGAAGTACTAGCAGAATTTGGATAGGGGTTAGTTATTAGTAAAAAagaacaccaaaaaaaaaagtgaataaagaagaaagacaaataagaaaagaaagaagaaaaaaaaaagaagaggttagacaattaaaaaattcagATGAAATTAGTCTCTAACATAGTTCTGAAAGGTGCGAGGTGCAGCGAGGCGTAAAGGGTCTTGGAGTCTGAGGCGTGCCTTTGTGAAGTGAgacgcaccttttagaaaaaaaactcaaaatcttgtaaaatcataaaaaattatcaaattctcaataataacacatgcatatcattaatgattcattatattcaaattgtaaactaacaacatcaaagttgattcattcat
This window harbors:
- the LOC127789689 gene encoding pentatricopeptide repeat-containing protein At2g33760-like → MFRSSHRNFLVYNYEVHRLFSASAAAYMVDSATQAQSPHRTLSNTNDIVGETSLPEFLPSLDPKHYISGLPNCKNLVQIRQVHAQITVNGMLHILAVANKLLYIYAQHKALADAFALFSGMMDRDPVSWSVMVGGFAKAGDYDNCFRAFRDYIRSGERPDNYTLPFVIRACRDTMGLQMGKLIHHIVCKFGLHSDSFVVAALVDMYAKCQAIEDAQQLFDRMPKRDLVTWTVMIGAFAECGNPSESLVLFDRMREEDVVPDKVAMVTVVNACAKIGALHKARLIHEYIWGRNFSLDVILGTAMMDMYAKCGSLDTAREIFDRMREKNVITWSAMIAAYGYHGKGREALDLFPLMLRSGVLPNRITFVSLLYACSHAGLVEEGLRIFNMMQEDYSVRRDVKHYTCMVDLLGRAGRLDKALNLIEDMSVDKDGGLWGALLGACRIHNDIKLAEKAAKSLLELQPRNPGHYVLLSNIYAKAGRWGDVALIRKQMTNTRLKKIHGWTWIEVDNKIHQFGVGDRTHARSKEIYNMLKELGKTLELAGYVPDTNFVLHDVDEELKLDILYTHSEKLAIAFGLISTAEGTPIRITKNLRVCGDCHTFSKFVSSITHRLIIVRDANRFHHFKEGSCSCGDYW